Below is a window of Uloborus diversus isolate 005 chromosome 3, Udiv.v.3.1, whole genome shotgun sequence DNA.
GATGATTGAAAGAGAGAAACAAATAGCATTGCAATTATGATGCTAAacgtatttatttttcaatttgtcataattttttttttaacaatagatgCAACTTTTTTATCTTCACAATCTCATTTACTCTTTTTTTCGGTCTCCAAATATAAGAGTTCCAACTCGAACATATGTGCTCCCAAGTGTTATCTAAGAacatacaaagttaaaaattgttaacattaataatatatGATGACTTTCACTGGAACATATAACATAAGTTTtagagaaagaaattttaatatttaattgattaCAGATGTTCATAAATTGCTTAAGAAAAGAGCATTTTCAAATAATATGCCAAAGAGATCAACATAAATGCGCACAACCAAGTACACATTTCACAATTCTGTTCTAGGGGAAGAAAAGtaaaatggttttgaaaattgaaaaacaatttttaccatTATGCTCGTGAAACAGAGGACTTTAAAAGAATATCAAACAATGTTTTCTTCAAGTGATCAGGATGTGTGCTAAATaccatttaaattaattattttatgaaacattGTAACAAGCTTACGTTTATACATGTACCCAAGCAAAATGATGTGTGGGTAAACATCTATAGTGTCTCCACCCATGTTTCATTTTGTAGAgcaaaacataaaatgtaaaacttttaacgACTATTTCAGACTCCACACCTCAAGAATgtaatatatatatgaaaattttcgagaagcatttgagGTATACACCTTAGAGCACTTGttctaaaattttattacttttttttaattcaaatcatgCTTTTTACATACTTTTACTTTTCTGCTAAACAACTGCTAAGGAAGTTACATTTTCTGAATAATTAAGAACAGACAACGATTGAAGAAATGGAACTGAGTAGGTGTCTGATAGGGTGGATATGCTAAAATGGTAGATATCgccattttaaagaattaaaacttaaaaaataaaaccagatGTTACTTGGATGATTTCCAAACAGCCACAAAAAATTGATCTTCAGATTACAACGGTGCAGACACAAGTACCTTAGTAAGATGTGTGCTGACCTTggacactaatgcacattttGCATTTGTTCTTCATGCTCTCCATTAAACCTCAGAGGAGTCTTCGGGAGATATATCTCACTTCTCTCTCAAAGTGATTTTGAGCTATTGCACCATTTGAGGAAGGATGGTTCTTTGTGAAACACATCTGCCAAGAGCATCCAAGGTGTACTCAACTGGATTTAGGTCAGGAGAGTAAGCAGACCTGTGCATACGGAGAATATTTTCCCTCTGAACCGTGCCTGATACCTcaactagaggtgggcaatgtcttATTCCTTTTAATGATCCATTCATTCTACTGATCccttcatttaactcgttcatttgaacgatttCGTTCATTTATAAAAGTTGCAGGTGATTTCTCTGTAcaacatactcacgtacattcgaaatgttccttagatcagtaatattcttcaaaggaaaaataacaaaaactatctaaaaataagaaaatacgtctatgaaaaattaataaaaaatattttatatgggGTCAGATGTAAAATGCTCATTAAAGCACAATTAAGCTGCTTCTTCATCAGTGGGTGGGAGCAACATACCCTAAAAGGAGCCTCACAGGTTTCAGAACGTgtcgcgagtcagcaagtaaacaAGGTGAAAGCATTTCTTGATGTATTATAAagcaaatattgaaataattaaagaacTAATGTTCTTTAAAGCAATTCAAAATAGAATTTCAAAAAAGACAAGATGacattcatttaaaaagaattaatgtatttacagGCAATTTACTATAAGCTGCTTTCAAAACAAAGgcttttttaattaaacatcTGCTTTTTAAATCGAAACTGGTGTAAGTTGTCAAAACTGACCTTTATTGACCCCAAAACAAACATttgtcaaccatgacatctacccaaaagaaaAAGGTGCgttccttgaaatattttttccagctacagcaatACATCTAGCATTACTAATAGGCcatgtataacaaaaaaaaagtaacgacAAATATATCGGTAGCTCAGCCGGTGTATCGgataacttagttttaaaaaaagactcgCCTAAAtcttagggagcttcaaaattattctacagtaccaatgagaacagaaaaaaaaaagaaaaaaatggggggggggattagatagtaatattcctttttaaaaatctctgaacATTGAATGTTAAATAAGTGATTTGGAAGTCACCaaccaagttaaaaataaagccaaatcaatatagatggttgttgatagggatgttatagaagaaaaaagtgataaaatgtatttttaaaataatttgggcGACAGAGAGAGTGAGGAGGATTTTAGCAGGAGCGTGGGACAGgaagtggaatgtccaaacattttgtaaGTAGCCCAAAACAGGTCACACTAAACATTACAAACAGATACATTGGAAGATCGCGAATGAACAGCAACGATCAAAGAAAactgatgaataaagcagaaagtaaaaaggttcaaaATGAATAGATTGTACCACACTGAGAagaaggaaatttgagattgattgagaactgaaaatttgaagatgaatgtaattaaaagaacaaaaaaaaaaaataaaaagagattttatcaCAAGAGCACCATCATTATGTTCCAAACTACTCACCATTCAAAAGAACAGTCGTTCATTTTTTACGTGAATGAATGGATccattcattttaaggattcgttgtTTTTGACACGTTCGTTCATGAACAACATATCTCTAACCTCAACACTTCTGTGTTGCTGTGCATTATGGGCCATAAACATAAAGCCGGAACcaatgatgttcccatcaatttttctgagggtatactcccagtaatccactacGCACAATATGAGTATGTGATCAGATAcgtagtatgtcataatatgaaaatttatgaagcttatacgctatatgtctataaaatgtttgagagtatacggcgtatatgcaATATACCCTACGGGAACACCACTGGTCTGAACCTACAGCTTCTCTAGAAAGACATGATCCAGAATAATTTTCCCCTTGGGTGTGTATAagggtcattctacaaaaagtgtAACTTTACGGTCGCACGccgtttaaagaaaaaactttaaggaacaattcattaaacaatgatttttaatttcaccaaaaatatatctatttaaattttccaacaattttttagtaataatttttattttagtacatttttggttcacaacatgtgaattctgacctccgtggcatgtcacacaccttgtgtggctgtttatgctgctcaataacttgtttaattaaaagtatatacttatttatttattattcctttcacaagtgtctcaaatactaattttttaagtgtatttaactttttaaaattgtgttttagttcgttttagaaggacaagtagtcatgtcacacaataaattctcacctccattacctaaacacaaaatgccattcctcattaacaggTGGCagtcattcaaattttattttaaatcaaattttattttccatgatacaagggagcccccttgtttattttgaaCCATAGTTGAAGtagtgagatttttgtcgaaaaacaagaagatagattttgctttaaaaacttagtgtgattattctgacttctcacctccgtgaacttgaatttcagggatgtaaattaatgtaaaaaaataagtgaacatgttttcgtatgcttaacatgtgcagattgtagcaaagaagaaaaaaataaatccatgaaaaatgtatctattaggcctatattaatgaaaCGATCCTCACCTCAGTGAATCTCACCTCCATGTCtcaccttatcaatgtcattatttctgaggtgaaaataactgatggaggggtaACACATCATATTAGGCATTCTAccgaaattataaattgccagtatatcttcaaatttactaaatactattttttaacatacatttgaaacttctaactaagctgtactttaataaagagagcttaatattatattcccactaatcattaaaatagctgattgtttgcaccatttgcaaaattacttctttgatattaaattggccatgatttttaaatattaaaagtttttattttctttttttttatttccgtgaacaaggcattttttaatgttttttatttatgagtaaaataattagaacaTAACTGGgctattgtttatggttacttcgagtaggtaacactttcatataagaatgaaaaaaaaagtaaacaaaaggtttcgaaattgaaaaatgtttacattcaaaagttacgttttcagGAGAATGACTCATAAAAGACTTTGTGGTTGTCAATACTGAATATGAAGGCATGTGTAAAACGTTTCACACAAAACTGAAGGGACAGATTTTTTCCAGTTGTATTTTTGGTATAAAaggtatttaaaagtattttaattaataccATTCAACTTGAATAAAACATACTTTCCTTACCGCATGTTCAAAATCATGAGACATCCCCATGCTTAATCCAATATCCTTGGGAATTAAATTAACTTTGTGTGCATCATTTCTCATGCTAACCACTTCACAAACATCATTTCTTAAGCTAACCATTCGTTCCATATCAGGATTTGGTCCAACAGTCAAATCATGGTGTGCATATCCAATTAACATAAGACCTATAATACTCAAGTTCTTGTTGTTTGCTAATATGTGTGGGAATATTTCTAAAACCTCTTCTTCTGTACATCCATCTTTATCTATAgagaaaaagttatgaattttaatattcaatatgtatactttttaatagtataaatattaagaaaaactaaattatgaAACAGAACACAGGTCTTAGTTCTAAACCACTAATTTTAAACTAGAgaagcacaatgaaaaaaaaacagaaaaaaagttggaaaattgcaaaaaaaaatacatttgactTCTTGGGCTGTACTGATACTAGTCTCCATACGGAACACCCTGAGCAGCATTCAGTGGCAAAGTAGTCTATGAATTTTTATCTTCTTGAACATCTTGGCACAATTGTTGCAACATTTTTGACAAACTATGGACATTTTTCAGTTATAATGACTCCTAGACTTACTACCTTGCATTTACTGCAGTGTAACATAGGACGGAAAGAGCTTTAGCCAAAGAAAACAGATCATTTTAAGGTTTTTGACAAAcagaaatattaatgtttttgacATCGTGGAAGCCAGCAAAAGTGAAAGAAACCTGGATTGCTTCTAGTTTTCTGGTTATTCAACATTTACCTAGTGTTcttactcaatttggataaaaaatttccatgacttttccaaaactttttcatgaattcataaaaattttcatgacaatGTTATACGAAAAATGTAGTACtattttaatgtcaaacttgccatttttcgaaaatgagctttagaaaaacttttatgtgAACGCCACTAGCTCATGGGAacacttacttgtgactgaaaaaatatcagtgcacactgcagaaactaataaatattattcttattCGTCTTTATCATGTAAATTCAAGTAAAGTGAAAATATAAtgaatgcaatacactgatgtttaaatgtctactaaatatttaataaatagggcagaatagtaatgaatgggacaaaaaattgtatgagtcattactaagtttccaataaGAAATTCACTTCATAAAAAGATGCCCTTTGGTGTCAATAATGCATCTAATCACCCATGTTACTTGATAGCATATTCGTttattaaagtaaagccacacttttagtaaattcatttttctaaaccagatatatTTCAGGTGGCCAcaaggatcagttttgcgagctgtaTGTTGGGCACCTCTGTTTTCGAGTATTAGAATTCCACTATTTCTGTTCTATTGCCTGACcaaagtcttcattttctaagccttcaaaatattaaatttaacaatgaattttttacaagtagttgaaatgaattgaattacactttttcaGGAGGAATGGCAAAATCAAAAACGTGCATGtctactactacagaatataaaatgtaagaagtgctgaaaataatggtgaatttaaaattaatgatgctccagcagtaaaatcacattacaaaaaaaggcgaGCGGCTGTACAGAAGTGGATGAAATTGGATTAAGAAAATCGGATTTGTTATCGAGATCGTTCAATTCATATgccaatattactaaatcactcaatatttccagcgctcttttagttattgtaattttcttattgcccaaaacatttttccatgactttaaataaatttccatgaccttTAATGGAAATATttgttttccatgacttttccggGTCTGatatttgttacttttttccatgatttttcaggatttccatgacccataCAAACCTTGTTTACCCCTGAAAAATGCAGAAGAGACTATCTTTTATGTTTTACGTCAACTCAATACTGAATAGAGAACAGAGGAGTCAGTGTCATGTTCATCTGAGCATGGTTTAGGAACGTAATTACGTTACAGTTctcaaataatttgaatttcaaaagctttttattCAATATGGTCATTTTGAAAGGTTTGTCTCCATGCATCAAGTTTTCACTTAACAGTACAAAAGAAAAAGACCTCTATACTGCTCTAGGCCACAAAAAAATCTAATCTAGTCTTAACACTCAAAACAGCACAGATCACCGCCTCCTTTAATAAAAAGGTGTGCATCCAtgaataatgattttattttattttcatacttttacaGTTTTTGTACCTGTTTAGAGATGGTACCAGAAAAAGTACTTCATTATATTAACACAGGTGACTTACTCGGTTCGCGGCTGACATTTACTTCAATCATTATTTTCAATGGTTCCTCCTTGTGCAAAGCTCCCCATGCACGATCAAGAAGATTAGCTAATTTAGAAGAATGAACGGAATGTACACAATGTAAGTTTGGTACACCTacagggggaaaaaatctttattttaaaacaaaaacaatgcaAGCCAAGTTGTTCAAGAAAATAATCACCATTCAAAAAACATCATTATCTTAATCaagaaaaagtaaatacataaatgttTTATTCTGATGAATAAGAATTCCTACTAAAGTGATAGCTGTTTATACCAATTAAGTTTGTTATTTacagttttgattcaataaagtgtTAATTTAGTAaaccaaaaattagtttttatatgtggttatatacactatatgaccaaaagtattgggactttcaaaaattcacatttttacagatttcttgagaaataaaagaccaattgctctgtaatttttttcacataaaaaatatactttagctgtcattttcaaataacaattaagtctgctattcatttaggggactcAACAACAAAttgtggaaacaaaaacaggtttttgatcatttttcattgtaaacagCTGAGagtaagctataaatttcagaaaatccgttaaaaatgtatcaaaaatttatttttatattttcgtaaaagtatatcttatacccacggagatataagcatttctttcaaaaatgcagttttttttaaggttttcggctcatataaagcagagttttccatcaaacattactaaattttcagaatatttgacagcatattagagaaagataataaaatttgaagttaaaatattaaaaatttaattaaatatgaatgtttaaagcaaGTAATTTCTCACTGTGCAtgcgcaaaagatagcaatttataacatttataatccaaagctcagacaTATCCTAcaaccaataaaaaaattccacctcaatatcttttaaatttaaaaagttatcagggatctaatgagccaaattttagtaattcttggctagacgacAAATCGCCAAGGATTGTTCGCAAATATTCCTTTCTTATCATaaatcactctgcaacgatagcaggagagtgttgccagtttgcaaaCAACCCCTTACCATTTGTAGCCTATCCAAGAAGATTGCTGattactttttagattttaaagataacaagatgaaatttttttatgacatgtaggatatatctgggcttttgattatgaaggttataaattgctatctttcgggcatgcacagtgaaaaattaatagctttaaatgttcatatttcattaaattttcaattaattattatgtttctctaatatgctgtcaaataatCTGACAGTTTAGTAAAGTTTGACAGAAAACTCAGCGtgatatgagccaaaaaccttgaagaaaaatttgcatttttgaaagaaatacttatATCTCTGGGGGTGTACGAGATACttttacgaaaatataaaaatatattctagATAGGTGTTTAACGTATTTCTGAAAtgtatagcttattcccagctatttacaatgaaaaatgatcaaaaacttttttttgtttcctcaatttattCTTGGTCCCCTAAATGAGTAGTAGACTCTATTTGTATTGGAAAATGGCAGCTGGAGTGAACCTTTTACGcaaaaaaaattagagcaatttttcttttatttctcgagaaatccgtaaaaatgtgaatttttgaaagtgtcccaatacttttggtcatatagtgtatgtggAATcttacatacaattaaaaataagtCAATATTAGTCAAACAAGATGAAATCTTGATAATCTTTTACTCAATGCCATAATACATTCTATATTCCTCAGAATTCAGATTTTGTTGCACCAATGTTAATGCTACCAGTAATAAAGCGTAGGGCACAGAAGCCCAATATGTGCCATACAACTTCTCTCTCAGTCTCACTGTTTTGGTTTGATTTTCCTGAGAAAACTCATTACAAGCGTACAGCACTCTGCCTTTCCCTCCTTGCACTTTCTGTGGGGGGGAGAatctaattttacaaaaagatagtaaagaaaagaaaaatactttaaagatgcATCATATGCCTGCGGGAATGTTTAATTAATACATGTGTTTGATTCATTTAAGTAGCCTGTCTGATCCACACATACGACAGCTTTTTAATGTTAATGCTAGGTTTTGCTCTATTTTTgagaatttgatttattaaagcggCTGACTTAACTAATCACTGATTCAATTACCTGGCGCTCACTGTTTCATCATAACTTTGAAATGTACTTACGTTAAACTTTATGTGCAAtacatttcaaagcaaaatatgttttaagcATATTTTCAAAGGAATATCCATCAAATAATGTGTCATAACCAGGTTCATCTTAAATTCAGTCAattcttcaataattttcacttgtTACTTCTGAAACTACCTCTAAACGTTGAGTTTTCAGAGAATTGAATGACTATCAAATCCATCACTTGACATGTTTTTCATTATAATGAAAGACAAAAACCAACATTTCACCAcacaattgaaaattatttcgccAAACTATGTAACACACTAAAGTTTAAACTTAGGAGATTAATTTCATCTCCTATCCCTCTAACAGCAAGAAAAGAAGCTTCACCCTCAGTCAAGAATCCCAAGTGCTAATCTTTATGTTTGATTTTAAGTACAAAAGTACCCTTGCATGAAtaaatttataatattattaataattaaaagttttaaataaaaaatttacattaatttcAATTATAGTTCAAATAGCTCAAAATGAGTTTAACAGAACAATAAATATCTTAAACTAAATCATGCAAAATTGCAATCTGCTGTTTTGTATTGAACTATACAACCACGTGCAGCAGAATATTTCTccatagttaaatttaaaaaagaaacaaataaacataaataaaaattatactttacTATTAGTTTATGGAAGATACAAGATGTATTggctaaaattcaattttaacagTGGCTTCCTGGATTAAATGCACCAAGCAATACTGgtaatgtaaattctaaagcagatgTTGGACTAGTTGTAACATTTAGCTCTGGGGATAAaaagagaaattataaaataagttataTATTTCCTACCTTATcttacattgaaatattttttcaatgaaaaagattCTTGTGTTGAAAAGCTTTTTCTCATGCTAAAATGTCCTTGTTAGTAAGATCCTAAAAATAATGGCTGAGGATATTCAATCAAGCTTTAGTTACTTATTCATTCATGCTGCCCATTTTTggtgttattttatattttaaaaagctgCAACGTTTTTGAATTTACACAGGAACAGAAGCTGCAAcatggaaaacattttaaaacaaggtaaataattttagtttactTTTTGACCATTtgcaaaaacaataattttaaacgtTGAAgagaaatgatttttcaatacaTTATAATAGAAACTTTACTTTATAAATTTGACGACTAATATTCACAACAAAAATCATGATTAACATACAATAATAATTATCAATATGAAAGAGCAACTGAAAacagtagtattttttaaaaaatagagtaGAACTTgatacattttgctttaaatcttacttttacttcaggaaaacaaaatattcataaaCAGGTTCAACttaaacttcaatttcttaaCTAGGAATACATTTAATGAAAGTTCAAAACAAAACCATCTAAAGAAGTAGCATTTTTGgccataaaaataaaccaaaagggaaaataaatgaaattataaagAATACATAGCAGTACATGTTTAATCTGCCCATTTTTAACATCTCAATTTTAACCAAAATGTGTGGTGTTGCAGTTCTTGTTACCCCTTCCATCCCCTTGTTATAATTTCATGAACTCCTTCTCTCCTTTAAAGAAGGACATCAATTGCAGATGACCCACTAATTAAAAACTTTCATTCTGTTTCGCATCCAGGGGGAAATGCATGAGTTCCAAGCTTACATCAAAATTTTAGGGAGAAAAATAGATTTCCACGAACTTTCAGGGTATTTGCATGACCTTTTTGACCTCCTGATTTGTAACAAACTATTTATTTAATATGTAGTCAAAACAAAAGCATGCAGATCATATAATGTGTAATGAATTATATTGACATATGACATTCACATGAGGACCCAATGAATTTGCTTCAGGACTAATTTATTAAACCGACTTGATCAATTGTGAGTTTTggcaaaatagtaataatgacataaataaatatattctaGTATATTTAGAAAATGAACAAATCTTATAAGCAGTGCACAAACTGCCCTTTAAGTTACAAATAATCAATCAAATAACGCTTCCACAAAATAAGTTTATTGCATAACGCAGCAACTCATTTCATACTTGTAAAGCATCTAGCCTTTAATGAATTCATAGACATCATATTTCAGTACTTAGCCAcaataattttagaaaagaagA
It encodes the following:
- the LOC129218079 gene encoding pyridoxal phosphate homeostasis protein-like isoform X1, whose protein sequence is MSCVAAEIAAGNCREEAETASGAEVTHRLANVRSRIEKAKAQRPKNMDSDVHLIAVSKTKPVSLIREAYSCGQRDFGENYVNELCTKATHSEILEFCPDIRWHFIGHLQSNKVNKLLGVPNLHCVHSVHSSKLANLLDRAWGALHKEEPLKIMIEVNVSREPNKDGCTEEEVLEIFPHILANNKNLSIIGLMLIGYAHHDLTVGPNPDMERMVSLRNDVCEVVSMRNDAHKVNLIPKDIGLSMGMSHDFEHAITLGSTYVRVGTLIFGDRKKE
- the LOC129218079 gene encoding pyridoxal phosphate homeostasis protein-like isoform X3 gives rise to the protein MDSDVHLIAVSKTKPVSLIREAYSCGQRDFGENYVNELCTKATHSEILEFCPDIRWHFIGHLQSNKVNKLLGVPNLHCVHSVHSSKLANLLDRAWGALHKEEPLKIMIEVNVSREPNKDGCTEEEVLEIFPHILANNKNLSIIGLMLIGYAHHDLTVGPNPDMERMVSLRNDVCEVVSMRNDAHKVNLIPKDIGLSMGMSHDFEHAITLGSTYVRVGTLIFGDRKKE
- the LOC129218079 gene encoding pyridoxal phosphate homeostasis protein-like isoform X2; translated protein: MSCVAAEIAAGNCREEAETASGAEVTHRLANNMDSDVHLIAVSKTKPVSLIREAYSCGQRDFGENYVNELCTKATHSEILEFCPDIRWHFIGHLQSNKVNKLLGVPNLHCVHSVHSSKLANLLDRAWGALHKEEPLKIMIEVNVSREPNKDGCTEEEVLEIFPHILANNKNLSIIGLMLIGYAHHDLTVGPNPDMERMVSLRNDVCEVVSMRNDAHKVNLIPKDIGLSMGMSHDFEHAITLGSTYVRVGTLIFGDRKKE